From the genome of Salvia splendens isolate huo1 chromosome 7, SspV2, whole genome shotgun sequence:
TCCTATTTTTCACTTGCATCGTCCAAATTAACTGCAACAATTGAACATAATTAGTGATAAAACCTtactataattaatatttagaaTTAACTGGAAATTAACTCTACAAATGTGTTAAATGATACTCAAATATTAATATAGTTTAAAACTGataagttttaaatttttaggtttgatattcatttttaaatatgggTGAAGGAATTAATTCTACAATTCAGCATAATTAGTGATAAAAATCTTACAATAATTAACTTCTAAAATGAATAGTAAATTTACTCCATGAATATGTCTAAATGAGTATTCAAATCTTACGGATGATTACAGGGTGGCGAAACAGGTTACCTACGGGTACCTGCACCCGACAAATCGGGTACACGTACCCGATATCAACCAAATTTGTTGACTCAATACCCGCCGCGCAACATATCGGGATTACCCGATACAAGTGTCGGATATCATGTACCCGACATTGCGGGTACCCGTATCCGACCAGAAACCGGTGCTTCTATATGTATTAATTTACTGTATTAATTTTGATGGTAAGCTTTAATAGATTGAGAATAAAAGTGAGGGGACACTCTATATCTAGTTCCAGTGAGTTTTCATCTGTATGTTCGTTGGAATATAAAAATGTTTCAAAAAAACTCTTAAAACTCTTAGATTCTATAAAGTATTAAAAAGATTATAATGGCCAATAACTAATAATATCGGATACTATTGGGATTAACGCGTACACCTACTACCCGCAAAACGCTAAAACACACTACCCGATCCCGCCCTGTTTCCCGTTATCATTAGGTAGCGGGTAGCGGGTACCCGATACCTGACAGGTGTCGGGTCGAGATAGGAATTACCCGTTACCCACTACCCATTTTATCACCCCTACTGATAATTAAAAATcgataaattttgaatttttaggtTTGATCTTAAATTCTGGAATACTATTGCTAGTGATattatgtatttaatttttgtgtCGTGtcactctttatttttttatctataacATCATTAACATGATATGTATAAATAATATTGTAACAAAAGTactaaaaagaaataaacaCACATGCATAATAATACTTCTTTCGTCCATATAAAATAAACGAAGTTGTaaatgacacgaattttaatgtataattggtaaagtaagatagattaAAGGAAAATGTGGTAGAAGTAGTGTTATTGGACTGTGAGATCCAtatttagaatgatgtgtatGGTTATTATTGGtttaaaactttctatttttagaattagtttaattttggtggatgacccaaaatagtaaaatttgtCCATTTTTTGTGGATTGAGGGAGTATTTGATATGATAATTAgtaaaactttctattttttgcGTTTTTGAGACAACGCCATTTGCTTTCATGTGAGGAACAATAGAGGATCTCCTACCCTACCCATATTATGTATGCCATCTATATActaaaatctgtatattttcACTATACCATTTATAGATTCCACATCCTTACTCAAAAAACATGTAACGAAGAGTATATATGAGttacttgtatttaaatttctCTTCCAGTCTTTCTtcaaatatatcaaaatattgCCCAAAACAAGTGACGAATTTCATAGCAGTTTAAATTACTCCTACAAGTTTGGGTGTTTAAATTATGTATTCTGCATTTAAttaatgtcatttttaattagTTGTTCGAATCTTAATAAACAATCAAAATAGTGAGTGGAACTAGAAATTTGAAACGTGACGAAAATATGGTTGAAGCCGCAAAAGTTGTGATTTTGACTTCGGACTTCGTTAATGATATAGTCaagtttgaaattaaaattaaaattatactaatTCGGCTCTTAATTTCAATGCTTGTTGGTTGCTGGCGCAGTAGTTGGAAATAATAAATATGTGAAATAAATCATGAGCTGTTTGCACAGCATACCTAAATTGACTTGCATTTATATTTGTACGCGGACATTAGTTGGTATCCAATATACACGTTTTCGCACTAATTTCGTAAATCAACCATCCTTTCATAATGTACCGATATTTGTTCGTTTCATAAATATCTACACTCGTACAAACTACCAATTTTGTCCTCTCTTTctgtattttatatactataattGATATTCTTATTCTTGTTGTCTCGGATAATTCAGAATTATCAAACCAACATTTGAATTTCTCCATTTATTTTCCGTGGTTTTACTTCCCTGTCCTTTCAgttattaaaaatgataaaaagtgaaatgagacaatcACTGTAGGCCTTGAGGGTGGGCTACTTGTAGGTTCGTGGTAGCTAACATCCTCCCTTGACGGGCAACTAAATACCGGATTTACATACTGGTCGAGCCAGGATGTGGGGGTCTTTGGTGTTGCCCCAACGTTCTTCCAACAGGTGTATAACCGCCATATTAATAGTAGGACTAGGAAttcattaatttcaaaatttcgtaAAATTCCAAATTGCTGTAACAAGCAATTGGTAGTACATCAAGTAAATTAAGAAGAAAAcaaattatatacatataaaaaatgTATGACAAATGATAAACTATATTAAAAATCATACTTGTTGATCTTGTTTAACCTCAGTATTAGACCTAAATCTGTGCAAGAAATCCCCAATCAAATCCCCAAAATGCAACACAATATATGTTCCAATCCCAGCGATCAAGCCATAAGCAATGGAATAGGTGAGAGGCATCAAAATCAAGGTGATAAACGCCGGAATCGCCTGCCGCATATCCGCCCagtccacctccaccaccgccttcATCATCAGCACCCCCACCAGTATCAGCGGCGGCCCCACCGCCCACGCCGGTATCGACGCAAGCAGCGGCGTGAAGAAGAACGCCAGCATGAAGTACCCCGCCACCGTGATCGCCGTCATCCCCGTCCTCCCGCCCTCCCTTATCCCCGTCGACGACTCGATGAACGCCGTCACCGGCGACGTCCCCAGCAGCGACCCCACCACGATCGCCGACGCGTCCGACATGAACGCAAAGTACTGCCCCTCGAATTCGCCGGATTCGTCCGCGAATCCGGCGAAGCTCGCCATCGAGTAGAGAGTTCCCGTGGTGTCGAGAATGTCGACGTAGAGGAACGTCACCAGCGCCTCCCAGAAATGCCCCTTTCCGATGCTCTTAAAACTGAGAGCACCCGCGGTGCTCTCAATTTTATGGATGTCCACAATTTTCTTGAAGTAATTGAAGGCGGCGTCCCCTGCTGGCGTGTCAGGGAACGCCGTCACTCTGGTGTTCCTGAACCAGGAAACGGCAGTTACAAATACGATTCCGTAAATCATGGCCCCTTTAATGTTTTTCACCAAGCAGAAGGCGATTATTATGAATCCCGCGATGCCCAGCCAGAGCGTGGCACTTTCCATGCGCCCGTGCAGGCAGAGTATGTCGCCAGAAACGGTGCCATTTGGCACCGTTGCGGCGACTGCGGCCTTGGCGGCTGCAGGACAGCCGCCAAGTGTCACCAATGTGGAGGGGCTGAAAGCGATGAGGCCGATGCCCTGATTGCTCTGCAGCCCAATGAAGGCCAGGAAAAGGCCGATGCCGGCAGAGGAGGAGATTCGGACGGGTTTCGGGACGAGTTTGGCGAGCTTGGCGCGGAGGCCGATAGCGGAgatgaggaggaagaggaggccTTCGATGAAGACGGCGGCTAAGGCGGATTGGTAGGAGACGTTGCCGGAGCCGTGGAAGCCGACGACGGTGTAGGCGAAGTAGGCGTTGGTGCCCATCCCGGGGGCGAGGGCGAGGGGGAGATTAGCGAAGATGCCCATAACGACGCAGCCGATGAGGGAGGAGGCGACGGTGGCGACGATGAGATCTTTCCGGGTTCGCTCG
Proteins encoded in this window:
- the LOC121742120 gene encoding adenine/guanine permease AZG1-like; translation: MEIETGPLPPPSPPAQSHIGRLNSYVAKSRIGKRFKLAERNTSFTTELRAGTATFLTMAYILAVNASILSDSGGPCSVSDCIPLCPNCPLDSSCKFHPVNPGYAACLERTRKDLIVATVASSLIGCVVMGIFANLPLALAPGMGTNAYFAYTVVGFHGSGNVSYQSALAAVFIEGLLFLLISAIGLRAKLAKLVPKPVRISSSAGIGLFLAFIGLQSNQGIGLIAFSPSTLVTLGGCPAAAKAAVAATVPNGTVSGDILCLHGRMESATLWLGIAGFIIIAFCLVKNIKGAMIYGIVFVTAVSWFRNTRVTAFPDTPAGDAAFNYFKKIVDIHKIESTAGALSFKSIGKGHFWEALVTFLYVDILDTTGTLYSMASFAGFADESGEFEGQYFAFMSDASAIVVGSLLGTSPVTAFIESSTGIREGGRTGMTAITVAGYFMLAFFFTPLLASIPAWAVGPPLILVGVLMMKAVVEVDWADMRQAIPAFITLILMPLTYSIAYGLIAGIGTYIVLHFGDLIGDFLHRFRSNTEVKQDQQV